A genomic region of Eucalyptus grandis isolate ANBG69807.140 chromosome 5, ASM1654582v1, whole genome shotgun sequence contains the following coding sequences:
- the LOC104444621 gene encoding BTB/POZ domain and ankyrin repeat-containing protein NPR1 yields the protein MAFSMEPSSSLSFTSSSHLSNNSVSNNAVGPYGSETGHSPDAISLGKLSSSLERLLSDSTPDYSDADIVVENISVGVHRCILAARSDFFNNLFKREKGSSEKEGKPKYNMDDLLPYGKVGYEAFLIFLSYAYTGKLKRSPLEVSTCVDDMCSHDACSPAINFAVELMYASYIFQIRELVSLLQRHLVNFVGKARSEDIIPILTVAFHCELNQLEMQCVDRVARSDLDNIALEKELPPKVAEEIKLLRLKFQPKDETNLEIPDPLREKRIKRIHKALDSDDIELVTLLLSESNINLDEAYGLHYAAAYCDPKVVSELLGLGLANVNLRNPRGYTVLHVAAMRKETKIIVSLLSKGACASELTPDGQNAVSICRRLTRPKDYNAKTEQCQEANKDRLCIDVLERELWRNPLAGDASVSYPIVSDDLHMKLLYLENRVAFARLFFPTEAKLAMDIAHAEMTAEFAGLSARKGSSGNLREVDLNETPIDQNKRLRSRMEALQRTVEMGRRYFPNCSEVLDKFMEDDLPDLCYLEKGTPDEQRIKTRRFMELKDDVQKAFSKDKAEMSRSGISSSSSSSSLKYNNKIRRS from the exons ATGGCTTTTTCGATGGAGCCATCGTCATCTTTGAGCTTCACTTCATCTTCCCATTTGTCCAATAACTCCGTCAGCAACAACGCAGTAGGTCCTTATGGCTCTGAGACAGGGCATAGCCCTGATGCCATCAGTCTTGGGAAACTCAGCTCTAGTTTGGAGAGGCTTCTTTCTGATTCCACTCCTGATTATAGCGATGCCGATATTGTTGTTGAGAACATCTCGGTTGGTGTTCATCGATGCATTTTGGCTGCCAGGAGTGACTTCTTCAATAACCTTTTCAAGCGAGAGAAGGGATCCTCTGAGAAGGAGGGTAAACCAAAGTATAACATGGACGATCTTTTGCCTTATGGCAAGGTCGGATATGAAGCCTTTCTGATTTTCTTGAGCTATGCATACACGGGAAAGCTGAAGCGTTCTCCACTGGAGGTTTCTACCTGCGTTGATGATATGTGTAGCCATGATGCATGTAGCCCAGCTATCAATTTTGCGGTGGAGTTGATGTATGCCTCGTATATCTTTCAGATCCGGGAGCTGGTTTCCCTTCTCCAG CGACATCTTGTCAACTTTGTTGGGAAGGCTCGATCGGAAGACATCATCCCCATCCTCACCGTCGCTTTCCACTGTGAATTGAATCAACTTGAGATGCAATGTGTTGATAGAGTGGCTCGATCTGATCTTGACAACATTGCTCTTGAGAAAGAGCTTCCCCCTAAGGTTGCAGAAGAGATTAAATTGCTACGTCTCAAGTTTCAACCTAAAGATGAAACTAATTTGGAAATTCCAGACCCCTTACGTGAGAAGAGAATTAAGAGAATTCACAAAGCCTTAGACTCCGATGATATTGAACTTGTTACGCTTCTCTTGAGCGAGTCCAATATCAACTTAGATGAAGCCTATGGCTTACATTATGCTGCAGCTTACTGTGACCCCAAGGTTGTCTCTGAGTTGCTTGGTTTGGGCTTGGCTAACGTCAACCTTCGGAACCCAAGGGGATACACTGTGCTCCATGTTGCTGCAATGAGGAAGGAGACTAAGATAATAGTCTCATTGTTGTCAAAAGGTGCTTGTGCATCGGAATTGACACCTGATGGACAGAATGCTGTCAGCATCTGCCGAAGGTTGACAAGGCCTAAGGATTATAATGCTAAAACAGAGCAGTGCCAGGAAGCAAACAAGGACAGGCTATGCATAGATGTACTGGAGAGGGAATTGTGGAGGAATCCATTGGCAGGAGATGCTTCTGTTTCGTATCCTATTGTATCTGATGATCTACACATGAAGCTGTTGTATCTGGAAAACAGAG TTGCATTTGCAAGACTGTTCTTCCCAACTGAGGCTAAATTAGCTATGGATATTGCTCATGCTGAGATGACAGCTGAGTTTGCTGGTCTTTCTGCAAGAAAAGGTTCTAGTGGAAATCTGAGGGAGGTTGATTTGAATGAGACCCCCATAGATCAAAACAAAAGACTGCGATCTCGAATGGAAGCCCTCCAAAGAACAG TGGAAATGGGTCGGCGCTACTTTCCTAATTGCTCGGAGGTGCTCGATAAGTTTATGGAGGATGATCTGCCCGACCTGTGCTACCTCGAGAAGGGCACACCTGATGAACAGAGGATAAAGACGAGAAGGTTCATGGAACTCAAGGACGACGTCCAGAAGGCCTTCTCTAAAGACAAGGCAGAGATGAGCCGGTCAGGGATCTCTTCTTCATCGTCCTCATCATCCTTAAAATACAATAACAAGATTAGAAGATCGTGA
- the LOC104446504 gene encoding uncharacterized protein LOC104446504 codes for MFDFFNPKSPPIIMDGGLPPAPSSVASLSCVSDAAHNNIDDERRNGSTRTIVLFPTQACTDIQESSSSSVGDNNGSNRHQGTALATRDGWESLEPSASDETHISCVETRRSSGSAVLRRNNNRPVPRREEGEERYPGVSTELVLYEDPWKIKKKLKPSDLGHLWRLLLPREDPRAPVDG; via the coding sequence ATGTTCGATTTCTTCAACCCCAAGTCTCCTCCGATCATCATGGATGGAGGCTTGCCACCAGCGCCGTCGTCGGTGGCCTCTTTGTCCTGCGTTTCCGATGCAGCCCACAACAACATTGATGATGAGAGGAGGAATGGGAGCACGCGAACCATCGTCTTATTCCCTACTCAGGCCTGCACCGACATTCAAGAAAGCTCCTCTTCCTCGGTCGGGGACAACAATGGCAGCAACCGGCATCAAGGAACCGCTCTCGCCACGCGTGATGGGTGGGAATCTTTGGAGCCGTCGGCCTCCGACGAAACCCACATTTCATGTGTGGAGACGAGGCGATCGTCGGGCAGTGCCGTCTTAAGAAGGAACAACAACCGGCCTGTCCCGAGACGCGAGGAAGGAGAGGAGCGCTACCCGGGCGTTTCCACGGAGCTGGTGCTCTACGAGGACCCGTGgaagatcaagaagaagctcAAGCCCAGCGACCTCGGGCACCTGTGGCGGCTGCTGCTTCCGCGTGAGGATCCACGTGCTCCAGTGGATGGGTGA
- the LOC104444623 gene encoding transcription termination factor MTEF18, mitochondrial, producing MFTARIRGKLAPLSRMMAQLGDRLLCPPRVCEMSRTKMDPSPISLKFRCFSRSSLELGESAGTRLAHRFSRVTRSKAQEALFDYLHCTRSFSFSDAEYISKNSPNFVQDLLSNVNAEKEVAPAIERFLRYNPINEFEPFFESLGVRPSEVQSLLPRNMMFLSDDHLMLENFQTLCNYGIPRNKIGKIFKEARDIFRCNIGVLISRLEAYEDIGLSKSTIIKLVICCPTLLVGGIDLQFVKVLDKLKGHGVDINCIGEYLSDSKRYSWGRILDTIEFLEKANNGENRMGELFKRNPAFLFNGSGRKVYVVFGLLLKVGINVDEAYVLFAENPYILSEKSLKNISKAVSFLTEIRVEMDLIADIVSNHMKLLASSSLKGPKTVCKELKVIRDCLAVMIKEDPLKLFQLASKWRVGTLYQDPTKYIEKKTFLMRLGFVENSEEMTKALKRFRGRGDQLQERFDCLVQAGLDFNLASKIVKQAPTVLNQTKDVIEKKIDYLINRLGYPLEILVAFPAYLCYDMERIQKRVSMYIWSRDRGAVKPMMSISSILACSDARFVRYFVGVHPDGAEMWESIKHSPNSG from the coding sequence ATGTTTACGGCCAGAATCCGCGGAAAGTTGGCCCCTTTGTCTAGAATGATGGCTCAACTCGGTGACCGTCTGCTATGCCCTCCTCGTGTTTGCGAAATGTCCCGAACCAAAATGGACCCGTCTCCCATTTCCTTGAAGTTTCGATGTTTTAGCCGCTCGAGCCTCGAGCTGGGTGAATCGGCGGGGACCCGGTTGGCTCACCGGTTCTCTCGTGTCACCAGGAGCAAGGCGCAGGAGGCGCTCTTCGACTACTTGCACTGCACCAGGAGCTTCAGCTTCTCCGACGCCGAGTACATTAGCAAGAACTCGCCGAACTTCGTGCAGGATCTGCTCTCCAATGTCAATGCTGAAAAAGAAGTTGCTCCGGCTATAGAGAGATTTCTTAGGTATAATCCTATCAATGAGTTCGAGCCCTTCTTCGAGAGCTTGGGCGTGCGCCCATCTGAGGTGCAGTCGCTTCTTCCGCGGAACATGATGTTTTTAAGCGATGATCATCTCATGCTTGAGAATTTTCAGACTTTGTGTAATTACGGGATTCCGAGGAACAAGATTGGTAAGATTTTTAAAGAAGCGAGAGATATTTTTCGGTGCAATATTGGGGTGTTGATATCGAGATTGGAGGCATACGAGGATATAGGTCTAAGTAAATCGACAATAATCAAGCTGGTGATTTGCTGCCCTACACTGTTGGTCGGCGGCATTGATTTACAGTTTGTCAAGGTCCTAGATAAACTGAAAGGGCATGGCGTAGATATTAATTGTATCGGAGAGTATTTATCTGATAGTAAAAGATACAGTTGGGGCAGAATTCTTGACACCATAGAGTTCCTTGAGAAAGCGAATAATGGAGAGAATCGGATGGGTGAATTATTCAAGAGAAATCCTGCTTTTCTGTTCAATGGCTCGGGAAGGAAGGTGTATGTGGTTTTTGGCCTATTATTGAAAGTGGGCATCAATGTGGATGAGGCCTATGTACTGTTTGCTGAAAATCCCTACATTCTGTCTGAGAAGTCCTTGAAAAATATCTCAAAAGCTGTAAGCTTTCTGACTGAAATCAGAGTGGAAATGGATTTAATAGCTGATATAGTTTCCAACCACATGAAGCTTTTGGCCTCATCTTCCCTCAAAGGACCCAAAACTGTCTGTAAAGAATTGAAAGTAATAAGAGACTGCTTAGCTGTTATGATAAAGGAAGATCCTTTGAAATTGTTCCAGCTGGCATCCAAGTGGAGGGTAGGGACACTATACCAAGATCCAACTAAATACATAGAGAAAAAAACATTCTTGATGAGGTTAGGCTTTGTTGAAAACTCAGAGGAGATGACAAAAGCATTGAAACGGTTTAGAGGAAGAGGGGATCAGTTGCAGGAAAGGTTTGACTGTCTTGTACAAGCTGGTCTGGACTTCAATTTGGCCTCAAAAATTGTTAAACAAGCTCCTACAGTGCTGAACCAGACAAAAGATGTCATTGAGAAGAAGATTGATTACTTAATCAACCGATTGGGCTATCCACTGGAAATCCTTGTGGCCTTTCCAGCATATTTATGCTATGATATGGAGAGAATACAAAAAAGAGTATCAATGTACATTTGGTCAAGGGATAGAGGTGCAGTCAAGCCAATGATGTCCATCAGCTCCATCCTTGCATGCTCGGATGCTCGTTTTGTACGGTATTTTGTAGGTGTTCATCCTGATGGTGCAGAGATGTGGGAAAGTATAAAACATTCACCAAATTCAGGCTAA
- the LOC104444622 gene encoding TLC domain-containing protein 4, whose translation MRAISNNTVTTMEAYRSQAEVLVKSYLLADTIVPFTSVVAGILACKLVYDLSELVSMFYFRTYSSLTKTQRTEWNNRGMSTVHAIFITTMSLYFVFWSDLFSDRLAGPVTFRHSPLSNFFLGVSVGYFLSDLGMIFWLYPSLGGMEYVIHHSLSGIAVAYAMASGEGQLYTYMVLISEITTPEINMRWFLDTSGMKKSAAYLINGIVIFIAWLVARVLLFVYLFYHVYLHYHQVIEMHIFGYLLVFVVPAALALMNLMWFGKIIKGLMKTLAKKR comes from the exons ATGCGGGCAATTTCCAACAACACTGTTACGACTATGGAGGCTTACAGGAGCCAGGCTGAAGTGTTGGTCAAAAGCTATCTATTAGCTGATACCATAGTTCCATTTACGTCCGTCGTAGCTGGCATTTTGGCCTGTAAATTG GTGTATGATCTCTCCGAGTTAGTCAGTATGTTTTACTTCAGAACTTATTCAAGTCTGACAAAAACACAACGCACTGAGTGGAATAACCG TGGTATGTCAACAGTCCATGCCATTTTCATCACGACCATGTCACTATACTTTGTGTTCTGGTCTGATCTCTTCTCTGATCGACTTGCTGGCCCTGTGACTTTTCGACATTCACCTCTCTCTAATTTTTTCCTTGGG GTTTCTGTTGGGTATTTTCTTTCAGATCTCGGAATGATATTTTGGCTCTATCCTTCTTTAGGTGGAATGGAGTAT GTTATACATCATTCACTTTCTGGAATTGCCGTAGCCTATGCTATGGCTTCTGGGGAAGGGCAGCTTTATACATACATGGTCCTTATATCCGAGATTACGACTCCAGAGATCAATATGAGATG GTTTCTCGACACTTCTGGGATGAAGAAGTCTGCTGCGTACCTCATCAATGGCATAGTCATCTTCATTGCCTGGTTG GTAGCCAGGGTGCTTCTGTTCGTTTACTTGTTCTACCACGTTTATTTGCACTATCATCAG GTCATTGAGATGCACATATTCGGGTATCTATTGGTCTTTGTGGTGCCGGCAGCGCTTGCGCTCATGAACCTGATGTGGTTTGGGAAGATCATCAAGGGTTTGATGAAGACATTAGCTAAAAAGCGGTGA
- the LOC104444625 gene encoding LOW QUALITY PROTEIN: ras-related protein RABF2b (The sequence of the model RefSeq protein was modified relative to this genomic sequence to represent the inferred CDS: inserted 2 bases in 1 codon): MATSGNKNINAKLVLLGDVGAGKSSLVLRFVKGQFVEFQESTIGAAFFSQTLAVNDATVKFEIWDTAGQERYHSLAPMYYRGAAAAIIVYDMTNLASFERAKKWVQELQAQGNPNMVMXLAGNKADLLDARKVTAEEAQTYAQEHGLFFMETSAKTAANVNDIFYEIAKRLPRAQPAPNPSGMVLMDRPAERAAAASCCS; the protein is encoded by the exons ATGGCCACCTCCGGCAACAAGAACATCAATGCCAAACTG GTGCTTCTTGGAGATGTTGGAGCTGGAAAATCTAGCTTAGTACTGCGGTTTGTTAAAGGCCAGTTCGTTGAATTTCAG GAATCCACCATCGGCGCTGCCTTCTTTTCTCAGACTTTGGCTGTAAATGATGCAACTGTGAAGTTTGAGATCTGGGATACAGCTGGCCAAGAGAGATACCACAGCTTGGCTCCCATGTACTATAGAGGAGCTGCAGCAGCAATCATTGTGTATGACATGACAAACCTA GCATCATTTGAGCGAGCCAAAAAGTGGGTTCAAGAACTTCAGGCACAGG GTAACCCTAACATGGTTAT GCTCGCCGGAAATAAAGCAGATTTGTTGGATGCCCGGAAGGTTACAGCTGAG GAAGCACAAACATATGCCCAAGAACACGGTCTCTTCTTTATGGAAACATCTGCAAAAACTGCTGCAAACGTCAATgacattttctatgaaatag CTAAAAGACTACCCAGAGCTCAGCCAGCACCGAACCCGTCAGGAATGGTTCTCATGGACAGACCTGCCGAGAGGGCGGCAGCTGCATCGTGTTGTTCTTAA
- the LOC120293767 gene encoding putative B3 domain-containing protein At1g78640, producing the protein MKLVDPFTLELPPTGDVPRGELHTLLPSIDSSSCASYLHDHERNHEEEGRETSSAAVVVPARVFFPLTPDPTRGYLDTKELSAAPARPERKSTASHTDDGTPTVDKKAKRCRSQKGKRGASECEAEEERCGDVSTELVLRYDPYKIKKTLTKSDLGHLSRLLIPRAGVATYVLPCMDEERARRVKSSEGAEVVVWDADTRSEHQLVFAYWASSGSYVLKGCWMKEFVQRRGLAEGDEIGIHWDPIASKFDFSLLHKAN; encoded by the coding sequence ATGAAGCTTGTCGATCCCTTCACCCTGGAATTGCCTCCGACTGGCGACGTCCCGAGAGGCGAGTTACACACGCTGCTGCCGTCGATTGACTCTTCGTCATGCGCTTCTTACCTGCACGACCACGAGAGGAATCACGAAGAAGAGGGCCGAGAAACTTCGTCTGCTGCAGTGGTGGTGCCGGCTCGCGTCTTCTTTCCTCTCACGCCGGATCCGACAAGGGGTTACTTGGACACTAAGGAACTCAGTGCCGCTCCAGCCCGACCAGAGCGAAAGTCCACGGCCTCACACACTGATGACGGGACTCCGACTGTGGATAAGAAGGCGAAGCGCTGTAGAAGCCAGAAGGGAAAGAGAGGGGCCTCAGAATGtgaagcagaggaagagagaTGCGGGGACGTTTCCACGGAGCTGGTGCTGCGCTATGACCCTTACAAGATCAAGAAGACGCTTACGAAGAGCGATCTTGGCCACCTGTCGAGGCTCTTGATCCCGCGGGCGGGCGTGGCGACCTACGTGCTCCCGTGCATGGATGAAGAGAGAGCGAGGCGAGTCAAGAGCAGCGAGGGTGCCGAGGTCGTGGTGTGGGACGCGGACACGCGCTCCGAGCACCAACTGGTGTTTGCTTACTGGGCATCGTCGGGGTCCTACGTCCTGAAGGGGTGTTGGATGAAGGAGTTCGTGCAGCGGAGGGGGTTGGCTGAAGGCGATGAAATCGGGATACATTGGGATCCTATTGCTAGCAAGTTCGATTTCAGCCTTCTTCACAAGGCGAATTAA